GGGGGAACCATCGGATAGCAATTCTCACCACGGCGAACATGCACATCCACCAGGATTGGATTCGGTGAGGCAAAGGCTTCCGCCAGACTGTTGTGAAGATCGGCGCGCTCAACAATCTTCATGCCTTCCAGGCCAAAGGCCTTGGCCAGCGCTTCGAAATCCGGCATGCCACCAAGCATGTCAGAGGCGGAATAACGCTCTGAGTAAAAACTCTCCTGCCATTGACGAACCATGCCCTGCCAGTGATTGTTCACAATCACCACCTTCACTGGGAGCCTGTATTGAGCGAGGGTGCCCAGCTCCTGGATATTCATCAGCACACTGGCGTCACCTGCGATGCACACCACCTGACGATCAGGACAGGCGACCTGGGCACCCAGGGCGGCAGGCATCCCAAAACCCATCGTCCCCAGTCCGGCGCTGCTGATCCAGCCACGTGGGCCATTGCGCAGATACTGAGCAGCCCACATCTGATGCTGTCCCACATCTGTCGTGACGATGGCTCCAGGGGCCAGGTCACGGACAGCCATCAGAACTTCCTGAGGATAAATGGGCCCTTCCTGAGGCGGAATGGAAAGGGGATAACGCTCTTTCCAGTCGCGAATCCTCTCCAACCAAACGCTGGTCTGCGGCTCGGGAGAACGGCGCAGGCTCAGATCCACCAGCGCGGCAAGGCTGGTGCCGACATCACCAAGAACGGCGACATCAGGGCGCCTGTTCTTGCCGATCTCAGCCGGATCGATCTCGAAATGAATCACCCGTGCACTCGGGGCAAAGGTATCGAGCTTGCCGGTCACCCGATCATCAAATCGAGCCCCGACTGCAATCAGCAGATCACAATCGGTCACTGCAAAGTTGGCGTAGGCGGTGCCATGCATGCCCAGCATGCCCAGCGCCAGTGGATGGTTCTCATCAAAGGCGCCCTTCCCCATCAGCGTTGTGGTGACAGGGATCTGATAACGCTCAGCGAGCACGGCGACGCTGTCGTGAGCGGATGATGCGATCGCACCGCCCCCCACGTACAGAAGAGGGCGCTGGGCTTCGGAGATCAGATCAAGCGCTGCCTCAATCGACTGGGGATCAGGCGGAGGAGTGGAGCCGAACCCTGCAGGGACAACGGATCCCGGCTCAACCGGGATGTAATCAAACTCCTCCTGGCCAACATCCTTGGGGATGTCAATCAGAACGGGACCGGGGCGACCTGAGGCAGCGATGTGAAAAGCCTGCGCAACCACTGAGGCGAGATCTGCTGGGTTTCGCACAACCCATGAATGTTTCACGATCGGCAAGGTGATGCCGAAGATGTCGGTCTCCTGGAAGGCATCGGTCCCAATCGCCGTCCTCGGAACCTGGCCGGTGATGACCACCATCGGCACGGAATCCATCTGGGCGGTCGCAATACCCGTGACGAGGTTGGTGGCTCCAGGGCCGGACGTGCCGAAGCACACCCCCACACGGCCGGTGGCTCGGGCATAGGCATCGGCTGCGTGGGTTCCGCCTTGTTCATGACGAACGAGGAAGTGGCGCAACCAACCCTCGCTCTCCGCAATGTGCAGGGCGTCATAGATCGGAAGAATGGCGCCGCCCGGATAGCCAAAGATCGTGTCCACTCCGTGACGACGCAGCGCATCCATCAAGGCCTGAGCTCCGCTCATCCGGCGGCTTCCATCTCGGCTGGACGCTGTGTCGGCCGTGGGAGCGGAGATCAGCGTCACTGTGTCTTCACGGGGAACTGAACCTCAAGATTAAGGGCCGACCTGCCGGTTTGCCGGCGCTCAGAGCAGTCCCAGTGCATGCAGTGGACCCTGGCCACTGATGATTTCGAGAAGAAACGCGGAGAAGCCCAGCATGGCCAGTCGCCCGTTCCAGACTTCGGAACTGTTGTTCCAACCCCACTCCCATTTCTCCTGGGGGTAGAGCTTCACCTTGGTTGGCAGTTCAGCTGCCGCATCAAGGCTGACTTCAGGCCCTTCAAGGCTGGTCACCACAAGATCAGCCAGTCCCTCGATGAAGGGGGGGTAGGTGTCGAGGGCCCGAACGCGCCGGAAATTCACCACACCTGACTCGGTGGCGAGTTCTCGGTACTCGATGTCAATTTCCTCAAGCGTTTCGATGTGCTCACTGACAAAACTGATCGGCACCACAACCAGATCATTGGTCTTGGCTTTGCCCAGCTCTTCCAGAGCCTCTTCGGTGTAGGGCTTCAGCCACTCAACAGGACCCACTCGGCTTTGATAAGCGAGGGTATGGGGATTGTCATGGCCCAGAAGCTCTTGAAGCTTCTTCATGATCAGAGCGGTGCAAGCCTCGATTTCCTGTTGATAAGGATCACCGGCTTCTTCGACGTAACTCTTCGGGACACCGTGGGCGCTGAAGAACACATGAGCCTGGTGAGGGTCATCACTGTTACGAACTTCCTCAGCGATCAGCTCAGCCATCGCTGTGACGTAGCTAGGGTGATCAAACCAGCTGCGGATGCAGCGGATCGGCAGTTTCTCGAAGACACCGTCTCCCTGACGCAGCCGCTGCAGCTCACGGAAACTCGACCCACTGGTGCTGATGGAGAAGTGCGGGTAGAGCGGCAGCACAACCACCTGATCCATGCCGTCAGCCTTGATGTCTGCAACGGCGGACTCCGTGAAGGGATGCCAGTAGCGCATGGCCACGTAGCTGGTGGCCTCGATACCCCGTTGACGCAGCAGGCTCTGCAACTCTCTGGCCTGCTGCTCGGTAATCCGCCGCAGTGGAGAGCCTCCACCGATGGAGCGGTAGGCGCTCTGTGACTTGCCGCTGCGCAAGGTGCTGATCAGCCAGGCCAAAGGTTTCTGCAGAGCGGGAATCGGCAGCCGGATGATCTCCGGGTCAGCGAAGAGATTGAAAAGGAAAGGACCTACGTCCTGAATCCGCTCAGGGCCACCCAGATTGAGCAGTACGACACCGACCCGAGCCATGTCTGGAAAGGATTGCAGGGGTTGAGAGTAACCCCCGTTAACGGCATCTTGACGATGTCCTGAAGGAAAGGATGACTCGTAGCGAGCCGCTTGAAGAGATCAGGCGAAATTCGAATGCAGCGCTGGCCTCGATCGGCATCGGCCTACGTATCGAATGTCGCGGTCGTCGGTTAAACCTGCGTGGCTTGTTGCCTGGGCGTCAGCAACCAGGCCAGCGATCAGTGCAACGTCTCAGCCTTGGCCTTGAGAATGACAGGGATGGCCTGCGCGAAGCCGAGCAGATCGCACGGGTCATCGATGCTCAGCTCAAACGCGACCAGTTTCGATGGGAGCAATGGATCGAGGCACCAGCGCAGAAGACGACCACATCCGGCTCATCGGGTCGAGCACGGGCTCTACTGGACCAACAACTCATGGGCTTCGAGCAAGCCTTTTTTGCCGATCCACGGCGTCGCCGATCCCCTTCCGGCAGTCGAACCACATGGACAGGGGCCTACAACCCCTACCTACGTCGACTGCGCACACTTGCCGGCCAGGACAAGGGCCCAATCGCTGCAGAACTGCTGCTTCAGACCCTGCACAGCTACCCCGATGGAAGCCGCAGTCGCCAGCAATGCAGCACCGCCCTGGGCGGCCTGGCCAGGCATCTGGAACTGGAACTGCCTGAGCACTGGCGAGCAGAGGCAGCGGGCTATGGCTTACATCGAGCGAGGTTCCGCCAGCTCCCCAGCGACCAACAGATTCTCGAGAGCATTCTGCAGATTCCCAATCCACGCTGGCGACTGGCCTATGGCCTGATGGCCACCTATGGCCTTCGCAACCATGAAGTGTTCTTCAGCGACCTCTCCGCTCTGTGCGCTGAAGGAGATCGTGTGATCCGGGTACTGCCCACCACCAAAACGGGTGAACATCAGGTGTGGCCTTTCAGTCCGGAATGGGTCGAGCGGTTTGACCTGTTGAAACTTGGGCGAGAGCCGCATGCTCTGCCGATGATCAACACCGATCTGAGCAGAACCACCCTGCAGCAGGTGGGACGACGCGTCACCGAGCAGTTTCGCCGCTACGACCTTCCGCTCACCCCTTATGACCTTCGTCATGCCTGGGCGGTGAGAACCATCCACATCGGTCTGCCTGACACGGTTTCTGCAAGAATGATGGGTCACTCCGTGGCGATTCACACCCGCACTTATCACCACTGGATTACCCGACGCGATCAACAGCAAGCGGTGGATGCGGCCCTGGCCCGACAACATGCGTCGTGAGACACCAGTGAATCCAATGGTTATGCAGCTGATCACAGCGGTTGCGTTGTGTTCAACGAAGCGGATCGCTCCCTCAGCTGACTGCCGGCTTTCGGTTCCTCAGACCGCTGTCTATCAGCGGCAGGATAAACAGGCTGGATGACGTCCCTCGCATCCTTCCCTGATCCTGATGACCTCGTTTCTGCGGCCCCTGGCCTACCGCTACCGCTGGATTTACGACACGGTCACGGCGATCTCATCGCTGAGCGTGGGTGGAGTAGAGAAACTCCGCAGCCTGGGGCTGGAAGCCCTGCAACCCAGGATTGAGCCCGGTGCAGCTGTGCTGGATCTCTGCTGCGGCAGCGGCGAAGCTGCAGCACCCTGGCTGGCCGCGGGCTTCCGTGTCTCAGGGCTTGATCTCTCTCCGCTCGCCCTGGCGCTGGCCGCCCGAAGACACCCAGGCCTCAAACGGGTGGAGGGATTAGCGGAGGAACCACCGCTACAGGACGAAAGCTTTCTTGCCATTCAGCTGAGTGTGGCGCTGCATGAATTTCCTCGCCGCGAGCGAGAGCTGGTGCTGCGTCAGAGTTTGCGCCTGCTGAAACCGGGTGGCTGGTTGGTGATTGTGGACCTGCACCCCGCCGGACCTTGGCTGCGACTGCCGCAACAACTGTTCTGCGCCTTGTTTGAAACCGATACGGCCATGTCCATGCTGGAGGACGACCTGCCCTCTCAGCTGCAGCAACTCGGTTTCACGGCGGTGAAGCAGGAGTTGCTGGCAGGGCAGGCCCTGCAACGGATCACCGCTGCTCGCCCCAGCCTCGACGCAACTTCTTTATGAGCAACAACAATCTCGATCAGACGGCCGCTGAACTGGGAATGGGTGGCAACCTTGCACCGGAGCGGGACGATGCCGGTTACCGAAAGCGCATGGAACGACGCCAGCAGGTGCAACGCCAGCGGGTCGAGGAGCGCAACAAGGAAAAGGGACTGATCCTGGTGTTCACCGGACACGGCAAAGGCAAGACCACGGCAGGCCTAGGACTGGTGCTTCGCACCCTCGGCCACGGTGAACGGGTGGCTGTTGTGCAATTCATCAAAGGTGGTTGGGAGCCGGGTGAAGCCAGAGCGTTAAAGGCCTTCGGCGACCAGATCTGCTGGCACGCCCTGGGGGAGGGATTCACGTGGGAAACCCAGGACCGCAAACGTGATCAGCAACTGGTCACAGAGGCCTGGCAAACCGCTCTAGGCCATCTGCGTGACGAACAGATCAAGCTGGTTCTGCTCGATGAACTCAACGTGGCGATGAAACTGGGCTACATCGATCCGGAAACGGTGATCGCTGGTCTCAGAGAGCGGCCTGAACTTGGCCATGTGGCCGTCACCGGTCGAGGAGCACCGGCAGCATTGATCGAAGCGGCTGATTTGGTCACGGAAATGACCCTGAGCAAACACCCGTTCAGAGAGCAGGGTGTCAAGGCTCAGGCAGGCATCGAATACTGAACCTCAGTCCTGGGCCAGATCGCGTCTGATCAAGCCCGATGCAGCGGTCAGCACCGACAGACCGCTGACCAGCAGAGCACGATGAACCACGGGATCCCGCCAGCAGGATGGATCCTGACTGGCACGGTGCAGTGCGGAGAGGGTGAGGCGTGCCATCACCGAACTGCGTCCACCGATCTCATCAGGCATGGGGGCATTGACGTTGGCCCATCCAAGCGGTTCCAGCGCGTGTGCGCCAGTAGCAGGACCGTCTGATCCTGCTTGCTACTGTCAGCTGGATCAGGTGGATGAATGGCCTACGCGCGTGCACTCCTGAAACTCAGTGGAGAGGCACTGATGGGAGATCAGGGCTATGGAATCGATCCCGCCATCGTGCAGTCCATCGCTGAAGACGTCGCCAAAGTGATTGAGGGCGGCACACAGCTGGCAATTGTTGTGGGCGGCGGGAACATCTTTCGAGGCCTGAAAGGATCAGCCGCTGGAATGGATCGAGCCACCGCCGACTACGTCGGCATGCTGGCCACTGTGATGAATGCGATCACACTCCAGGACGGACTGGAAAGAGCAGGTGTACCAACCCGAGTACAAACCGCCATCGGCATGCAGGAAGTGGCCGAGCCCTACATCCGCCGCAAAGCCATCCGCCATCTCGAAAAAGGCCGTGTCGTGGTCTTCGGAGCCGGTTGCGGTAACCCCTTCTTCACCACCGACACCACGGCAGCCCTACGGGCCGCCGAAATCAATGCGGATGTGGTGTTCAAGGCCACCAAGGTGGATGGGGTCTACGACAAGGATCCCGCCGTGCACGCCGATGCCGTGAAGCAGGAACACCTCACCTACCAACAGGTTCTGAGCGGTGAACTGGCCGTGATGGACAGCACGGCCATCGCCCTTTGCAAAGACAACAACATTCCGATTGTTGTTTTCAATCTGTTCGAACCTGGCAACATCGGCAAAGCCGTGGCTGGAGAGCCGATCGGTTCCCGGATCAACAACTGACAAGCGTTATGTCGAAGCAAGACCTCGAAGCGAGCATGCAGAAGTCGGTGGAATCCACCCAGCGCATGTTCAACACCATCCGAACAGGGCGGGCCAACTCGTCTCTGCTGGATCGCATCTCAGTGGAGTACTACGGCGCTGAAACACCCCTGAAATCGTTGGCCACGCTGACAACACCTGACTCACAGACCATCCAGATCCAGCCGTTCGACATCAGCTCACTGGCGGGGATCGAGAAGGCAATCGCGATGAGTGAACTGGGCTTCACCCCAAACAACG
Above is a window of Synechococcus sp. BIOS-E4-1 DNA encoding:
- the ilvB gene encoding biosynthetic-type acetolactate synthase large subunit; its protein translation is MTLISAPTADTASSRDGSRRMSGAQALMDALRRHGVDTIFGYPGGAILPIYDALHIAESEGWLRHFLVRHEQGGTHAADAYARATGRVGVCFGTSGPGATNLVTGIATAQMDSVPMVVITGQVPRTAIGTDAFQETDIFGITLPIVKHSWVVRNPADLASVVAQAFHIAASGRPGPVLIDIPKDVGQEEFDYIPVEPGSVVPAGFGSTPPPDPQSIEAALDLISEAQRPLLYVGGGAIASSAHDSVAVLAERYQIPVTTTLMGKGAFDENHPLALGMLGMHGTAYANFAVTDCDLLIAVGARFDDRVTGKLDTFAPSARVIHFEIDPAEIGKNRRPDVAVLGDVGTSLAALVDLSLRRSPEPQTSVWLERIRDWKERYPLSIPPQEGPIYPQEVLMAVRDLAPGAIVTTDVGQHQMWAAQYLRNGPRGWISSAGLGTMGFGMPAALGAQVACPDRQVVCIAGDASVLMNIQELGTLAQYRLPVKVVIVNNHWQGMVRQWQESFYSERYSASDMLGGMPDFEALAKAFGLEGMKIVERADLHNSLAEAFASPNPILVDVHVRRGENCYPMVPPGCSNAQMVGLPSHPELAFQDSGSSSSNPGGQ
- the hemH gene encoding ferrochelatase — encoded protein: MARVGVVLLNLGGPERIQDVGPFLFNLFADPEIIRLPIPALQKPLAWLISTLRSGKSQSAYRSIGGGSPLRRITEQQARELQSLLRQRGIEATSYVAMRYWHPFTESAVADIKADGMDQVVVLPLYPHFSISTSGSSFRELQRLRQGDGVFEKLPIRCIRSWFDHPSYVTAMAELIAEEVRNSDDPHQAHVFFSAHGVPKSYVEEAGDPYQQEIEACTALIMKKLQELLGHDNPHTLAYQSRVGPVEWLKPYTEEALEELGKAKTNDLVVVPISFVSEHIETLEEIDIEYRELATESGVVNFRRVRALDTYPPFIEGLADLVVTSLEGPEVSLDAAAELPTKVKLYPQEKWEWGWNNSSEVWNGRLAMLGFSAFLLEIISGQGPLHALGLL
- a CDS encoding site-specific integrase, whose product is MTRSEPLEEIRRNSNAALASIGIGLRIECRGRRLNLRGLLPGRQQPGQRSVQRLSLGLENDRDGLREAEQIARVIDAQLKRDQFRWEQWIEAPAQKTTTSGSSGRARALLDQQLMGFEQAFFADPRRRRSPSGSRTTWTGAYNPYLRRLRTLAGQDKGPIAAELLLQTLHSYPDGSRSRQQCSTALGGLARHLELELPEHWRAEAAGYGLHRARFRQLPSDQQILESILQIPNPRWRLAYGLMATYGLRNHEVFFSDLSALCAEGDRVIRVLPTTKTGEHQVWPFSPEWVERFDLLKLGREPHALPMINTDLSRTTLQQVGRRVTEQFRRYDLPLTPYDLRHAWAVRTIHIGLPDTVSARMMGHSVAIHTRTYHHWITRRDQQQAVDAALARQHAS
- the cobO gene encoding cob(I)yrinic acid a,c-diamide adenosyltransferase is translated as MSNNNLDQTAAELGMGGNLAPERDDAGYRKRMERRQQVQRQRVEERNKEKGLILVFTGHGKGKTTAGLGLVLRTLGHGERVAVVQFIKGGWEPGEARALKAFGDQICWHALGEGFTWETQDRKRDQQLVTEAWQTALGHLRDEQIKLVLLDELNVAMKLGYIDPETVIAGLRERPELGHVAVTGRGAPAALIEAADLVTEMTLSKHPFREQGVKAQAGIEY
- a CDS encoding class I SAM-dependent methyltransferase, yielding MTSFLRPLAYRYRWIYDTVTAISSLSVGGVEKLRSLGLEALQPRIEPGAAVLDLCCGSGEAAAPWLAAGFRVSGLDLSPLALALAARRHPGLKRVEGLAEEPPLQDESFLAIQLSVALHEFPRRERELVLRQSLRLLKPGGWLVIVDLHPAGPWLRLPQQLFCALFETDTAMSMLEDDLPSQLQQLGFTAVKQELLAGQALQRITAARPSLDATSL
- the pyrH gene encoding UMP kinase translates to MAYARALLKLSGEALMGDQGYGIDPAIVQSIAEDVAKVIEGGTQLAIVVGGGNIFRGLKGSAAGMDRATADYVGMLATVMNAITLQDGLERAGVPTRVQTAIGMQEVAEPYIRRKAIRHLEKGRVVVFGAGCGNPFFTTDTTAALRAAEINADVVFKATKVDGVYDKDPAVHADAVKQEHLTYQQVLSGELAVMDSTAIALCKDNNIPIVVFNLFEPGNIGKAVAGEPIGSRINN